In Chelmon rostratus isolate fCheRos1 chromosome 4, fCheRos1.pri, whole genome shotgun sequence, a genomic segment contains:
- the rex1bd gene encoding required for excision 1-B domain-containing protein: MVPTDFKALIQRFYHLQSERVETYQLFEEGHEAYLRTGPHYDFDHYRQLVHEITQAFCGISKEVLEIKGRLHHEFDRPDLSEHIDKLQSKEKQKLELTAKLQLARQRAQDHPEDEDCQEKIQEIKHEIIKNKEALSEIMQDFKYDSEECD; the protein is encoded by the exons ATG GTCCCTACAGACTTTAAAGCCCTGATCCAGAGGTTTTATCACCTTCAGTCTGAGCGGGTGGAGACGTATCAGCTCTTTGAAGA AGGACATGAGGCCTACTTGAGGACAGGGCCCCATTATGACTTCGACCACTACAGGCAGCTGGTCCATGAGATAACACAGGCCTTCTGCGGCATCTCCAAGGAAGTGCTGGAGATCAAGGGGAGGCTGCACCATGAGTTTGACAGGCCAGACCTTTCTGAGCACATCGACAagctgcagagcaaagagaagcagaaactTGAACTG ACAGCCAAGCTGCAGCTGGCCAGGCAGCGGGCCCAGGATCACCCGGAGGACGAAGACTGTCAAGAAAAGATTCAGGAGATCAAGCACGA GATCATCAAGAACAAAGAGGCTCTGAGTGAGATCATGCAGGACTTCAAGTATGACTCTGAGgagtgtgattga
- the fam78bb gene encoding protein FAM78B: protein MHGLIVLILVESRSAVLFPRPVRLSWLLLTITFTCTAMGCIQSIACNKSRIKRENIVVYDLSATIDHCPTVIEENSPIVLRYKTPYFKASARIVMPPIPRNETWVVGWIQACTQMEFYNTYGDVGMSSWELPQLREGLVRAISDSDGVSYPWYGNTTETVTIVGPTSKPSRFIVSMNDNFYPSVTWAVPVSESNTPLLTNIKRDQSFTTWLVALNTTSREKILLHTIKWRMRVDISVDPSLPLGSRARLVGRVHQDQPRVLTRMEPIPPNAMGRPNANDAQVLMWRPRRGPPLVVIPPK from the exons ATGCACGGCCTCATAGTGTTGATCCTGGTCGAGTCCCGGTCAGCAGTGCTGTTCCCCAGGCCTGTCAGGCTCTCTTGGCTGCTCCTGACcatcaccttcacctgcacagCCATGGGCTGCATCCAGAGCATAGCCTGTAACAAGTCACGCATCAAACGAGAGAACATCGTGGTGTACGACCTGTCCGCCACCATAGACCACTGTCCGACTGTCATTGAGGAGAACTCGCCCATAGTGCTTCGGTACAAGACGCCCTATTTCAAAGCCTCGGCGCGGATTGTGATGCCCCCTATTCCGCGCAATGAGACATGGGTGGTGGGCTGGATCCAGGCGTGCACCCAGATGGAATTTTACAACACCTACGGAGACGTCGGCAT gTCGAGCTGGGAGCTGCCTCAGCTACGAGAAGGTCTGGTGAGGGCCATCAGCGACTCAGACGGCGTGAGCTACCCCTGGTACGGAAACACAACAGAGACGGTGACCATCGTGGGCCCCACCTCCAAGCCATCGCGCTTCATTGTTAGCATGAATGACAATTTTTACCCCAGCGTCACCTGGGCTGTGCCGGTCAGTGAATCCAACACACCCTTACTGACTAACATCAAAAGGGACCAGAGCTTCACCACCTGGCTGGTGGCGCTCAACACCACGTCCAGGGAAAAGATCCTGCTCCACACCATCAAGTGGAGGATGAGGGTCGACATATCGGTGGATCCATCCCTCCCCCTGGGCTCCAGGGCCAGGCTGGTGGGCCGGGTGCACCAGGACCAACCTCGGGTGCTGACCCGCATGGAACCCATCCCTCCTAACGCCATGGGGAGGCCCAACGCCAACGACGCCCAGGTTCTGATGTGGAGGCCGAGGAGAGGGCCTCCGCTTGTCGTCATACCGCCCAAGTAG